Proteins encoded within one genomic window of Pedobacter africanus:
- a CDS encoding glucoamylase family protein: MIRFKTLSFYIICCSILLLLGNCKKSKEPGASTVDVSLSFTVNGSYNGTLNYEVSGKPTIKFSFTAAIDPSTVMAGIKLTDASGSNTAFTTTLSDADKTLTLTPQNNLSAFSSYVLALTEALKPAKGGRLINPVNISLSTGFNDTDKFPRISDEELLTLVQKQTFKYFYDFGHPESGLARERSTSGNTVTTGGSGFGVMALVTGIHRNFITRTEGLSRVQKIVSFLSTKAQKFHGAFPHWLDGNTGAVQPFSAKDNGGDLVETSLLMQGLLTARQYFNGNDAAETKLRNDITALYNGVEWDWYRKNDSNTLYWHWSNNYNWEMNLPVSGWNECLITYILAASSTTYTIPKSVYDNGWAKNGAMKNGNTYYGIQLPLGPANGGPLFFAHYSFLGINPMGLTDAYANYETQNRAHTLINYNYCKANPKNYAGYSENCWGLTASDTPTGYAASSPNNDLGVIAPTAALSSFPYTPAESMQALKFFYYKLGDKLFKEYGFVDAFSIQNKWFDTQTLAIDQGPIIIMIENHRSKLLWNLLMSAPEIKLGLTKLGFSSPNL, from the coding sequence ATGATCCGCTTTAAAACCTTATCTTTCTATATCATTTGCTGCAGCATTTTGCTGCTCCTTGGTAATTGCAAAAAAAGCAAGGAACCGGGCGCATCAACTGTCGATGTTTCCCTGTCCTTCACCGTAAACGGTAGCTATAACGGCACTTTAAACTACGAAGTAAGCGGGAAACCCACTATAAAATTCAGCTTTACTGCCGCCATAGACCCCTCCACCGTTATGGCCGGCATTAAATTAACCGATGCTTCGGGCAGCAATACAGCCTTTACCACTACCCTGTCCGATGCCGATAAAACCTTAACCCTTACTCCTCAAAATAACCTTTCCGCTTTTAGCAGTTATGTCCTTGCCCTTACAGAAGCCCTTAAACCGGCAAAAGGCGGTCGGCTCATTAATCCTGTAAACATCAGCCTGAGCACCGGCTTTAACGATACCGATAAATTTCCCCGCATTTCCGACGAGGAACTGCTCACACTGGTCCAAAAGCAAACCTTTAAATACTTTTATGATTTTGGTCACCCCGAAAGCGGACTGGCCCGCGAAAGAAGCACATCCGGCAATACCGTAACTACCGGCGGTTCAGGCTTTGGCGTAATGGCCCTGGTAACAGGCATACACCGCAATTTCATTACCCGTACCGAGGGCCTGTCCCGGGTGCAAAAAATCGTCAGCTTTTTGAGCACCAAAGCCCAGAAATTCCATGGCGCTTTTCCGCATTGGCTCGATGGCAATACCGGTGCGGTACAGCCTTTCAGTGCAAAAGACAATGGCGGCGATCTGGTCGAAACCTCCCTGCTCATGCAGGGCCTGCTTACCGCACGCCAGTATTTTAACGGCAATGATGCTGCAGAAACAAAATTACGAAACGACATTACCGCCCTTTACAATGGCGTGGAGTGGGATTGGTACCGAAAAAACGACAGCAACACCCTCTACTGGCACTGGAGCAACAATTACAACTGGGAGATGAACCTACCGGTTAGCGGCTGGAACGAATGCCTCATTACCTATATCCTTGCGGCGTCCTCAACTACTTATACCATCCCAAAATCGGTGTACGACAATGGCTGGGCAAAAAATGGTGCCATGAAAAACGGCAATACCTATTACGGCATTCAATTGCCGCTAGGCCCCGCCAACGGCGGCCCGCTGTTCTTTGCACATTATTCTTTCCTGGGCATCAACCCTATGGGTTTAACCGATGCCTATGCCAATTACGAAACACAGAACCGTGCGCATACCCTCATCAATTACAACTACTGCAAGGCCAATCCTAAAAATTATGCCGGCTACAGCGAAAACTGCTGGGGCCTTACCGCAAGTGATACCCCAACGGGCTATGCCGCCAGCTCGCCCAATAACGATCTGGGCGTAATTGCCCCTACGGCAGCCCTGTCTTCTTTTCCCTATACTCCTGCAGAATCCATGCAGGCACTTAAGTTTTTCTATTACAAACTGGGCGACAAACTTTTTAAGGAGTATGGCTTTGTAGATGCCTTCTCCATCCAAAACAAGTGGTTTGATACCCAAACCCTGGCCATAGACCAGGGGCCAATCATCATCATGATCGAAAACCATCGCAGTAAATTACTCTGGAACCTGCTGATGAGCGCACCTGAAATCAAATTGGGATTAACAAAACTGGGCTTCAGTAGTCCAAACCTATAA
- a CDS encoding LamG-like jellyroll fold domain-containing protein yields MKFSNLYKIGWVIGIVILTVGTSCKKDGNPNNLPDVSPDDYAGKIDGFTSSDEVFPKNLVAYWSFDDTKAEKVSGASPTTSANDAFIAAGVRGKALSLTTGYLYYANQFNTLKTDVFKSFSISTWVQILNNGSKKTMLFQLTRPGIFTGSINFILNTNAFPASNTDELKINPTFTTIGGGTQDNVNTKRDNPGDINYFPYLSPKIGMSKWTHILLTYNGTTGFFYIWADGVQIGAFSSRGTGNNLFKSNEPSEVIIGGNYNVIPGKSVSTDQSFAAMTGNIDEIRIYNIALPEAHVKALFNLGKAGK; encoded by the coding sequence ATGAAATTCTCAAATTTATATAAAATCGGATGGGTAATAGGTATCGTAATCCTTACCGTCGGCACATCCTGCAAGAAAGATGGCAACCCAAACAATCTTCCCGACGTAAGTCCTGATGATTATGCCGGAAAGATCGATGGATTTACAAGTTCTGACGAGGTTTTTCCCAAAAACCTGGTAGCTTATTGGTCATTTGATGATACCAAGGCCGAAAAGGTTTCCGGCGCAAGTCCCACAACAAGTGCAAATGATGCCTTTATTGCCGCAGGGGTTAGAGGGAAAGCCCTTAGCTTAACCACAGGTTATCTATACTATGCTAACCAATTCAACACATTAAAAACAGATGTTTTTAAAAGCTTCAGCATCAGCACCTGGGTTCAGATATTGAACAACGGCAGTAAAAAAACCATGTTGTTCCAATTGACCAGGCCGGGAATCTTTACCGGAAGTATCAACTTTATATTGAACACAAATGCTTTTCCTGCAAGCAATACCGATGAGTTAAAAATCAATCCAACCTTTACCACCATTGGCGGCGGCACACAAGACAATGTCAATACCAAAAGGGACAATCCCGGTGATATAAACTATTTTCCATATCTCAGTCCAAAAATAGGAATGAGCAAATGGACACATATTTTATTGACCTATAATGGAACAACCGGGTTTTTCTACATCTGGGCAGATGGCGTGCAGATAGGGGCCTTTTCAAGCAGGGGCACAGGAAATAACCTGTTCAAGTCCAATGAACCCAGCGAGGTTATTATAGGCGGAAACTATAACGTCATTCCGGGCAAATCCGTAAGTACCGATCAAAGCTTCGCAGCTATGACAGGCAATATTGATGAGATCAGGATCTACAATATAGCCTTACCTGAAGCGCATGTAAAAGCACTGTTCAACCTCGGCAAGGCTGGTAAATAA
- a CDS encoding RagB/SusD family nutrient uptake outer membrane protein, translating into MKTLNTTYRNISIAIMGILLISTASSCKKFLDTQKQGVYRTDDYPYPGNSGPYDLYIYSAYNFLRDYNVHADGFVVATSIRSDDAEKGSTPSDGGADVISMDNFPVSSSSSRANSLWVAYYGLINRANTVMDKINNDPKIEATDQQKTAAAAEARFIRGYAYFMLVRLYGRVPLVDRLLSVEESNVPQSSPEQVYAFIEQDLQFAASNLPPSWPSAFVGRITSGAANGILAKVYLTQKKWAAAMQSANLVMTSGQYDLSTPYDKIFREDGENSKESVFEIQATASAEEKEKNGCQYTSIQGLRGQGNFNMGWGWNMPSAALEAAYEPNDPRKARTILYSSTTTTTNMSIYGEPLPIYPTILPNPKYNNKVYTSPSYRSKVSSNMGYWMNVRILRYADVVLMYAEAANEVGGADNISKAVAALNTVRKRARGTASGVLPDVVTTDQAVARTAIRQERRIELAMEHDRFFDIVRWGISGEAMAAAGKTAFSPSRDNLLPIPLVQIDLSKNVLTQNFGY; encoded by the coding sequence ATGAAAACATTGAACACAACATATAGAAATATTAGTATCGCCATAATGGGCATACTGTTAATTTCAACAGCAAGCAGCTGCAAAAAGTTCCTGGATACTCAAAAACAGGGTGTCTACCGGACAGACGATTATCCTTATCCAGGAAATTCAGGGCCTTATGATCTGTATATTTATTCAGCCTATAACTTCCTGAGGGATTATAATGTACATGCAGACGGTTTTGTGGTTGCTACCAGTATTAGAAGTGATGATGCAGAGAAAGGGAGTACACCTTCTGACGGAGGCGCTGATGTGATCAGCATGGACAACTTCCCTGTTTCATCTAGCAGCAGCAGGGCAAACTCACTTTGGGTTGCCTATTATGGCCTCATCAACAGAGCAAATACTGTAATGGATAAAATCAACAATGATCCTAAGATCGAAGCCACGGACCAGCAAAAAACCGCAGCAGCGGCAGAGGCCCGCTTTATCAGGGGTTATGCTTATTTTATGCTGGTAAGGTTATACGGAAGGGTTCCCCTTGTAGACCGGTTGCTTTCCGTTGAGGAAAGTAATGTACCGCAAAGCAGTCCGGAGCAGGTTTATGCTTTCATAGAACAAGACCTTCAGTTTGCTGCATCCAATTTACCGCCTTCCTGGCCATCCGCATTTGTAGGAAGAATAACCAGCGGGGCAGCAAACGGAATACTGGCAAAAGTCTACCTTACACAAAAGAAATGGGCAGCTGCCATGCAGTCGGCTAATCTTGTCATGACCTCCGGGCAGTACGATCTCAGCACACCCTACGACAAAATCTTCCGTGAGGATGGAGAGAACAGTAAAGAATCCGTATTCGAAATACAGGCTACAGCCAGTGCAGAAGAGAAAGAAAAAAATGGTTGTCAATATACCAGCATCCAGGGCTTAAGGGGTCAGGGCAATTTTAACATGGGTTGGGGATGGAATATGCCAAGCGCAGCTCTGGAAGCGGCATATGAACCAAATGATCCCCGGAAAGCCAGGACGATCTTATATTCCAGCACCACAACTACAACCAACATGTCCATCTATGGGGAACCATTGCCTATCTATCCTACAATTTTACCGAATCCAAAATATAACAACAAGGTGTACACCAGCCCAAGTTACCGATCAAAGGTTAGCAGCAACATGGGATATTGGATGAATGTCCGCATCCTGCGTTATGCAGATGTAGTCCTGATGTATGCCGAAGCGGCAAATGAAGTTGGCGGAGCTGATAACATCTCAAAAGCTGTAGCCGCATTAAATACTGTCAGAAAAAGAGCACGCGGTACCGCTTCTGGCGTGTTGCCTGATGTAGTCACAACAGATCAGGCTGTGGCAAGAACAGCTATTCGTCAGGAAAGAAGAATTGAACTGGCAATGGAGCATGACCGTTTCTTTGACATCGTAAGGTGGGGAATCTCAGGAGAGGCAATGGCTGCCGCAGGAAAAACCGCATTTTCCCCAAGCCGCGACAACCTACTTCCCATACCACTGGTACAGATCGATTTAAGCAAAAATGTACTGACCCAAAACTTTGGATATTAA
- a CDS encoding SusC/RagA family TonB-linked outer membrane protein: protein MKRISTKLSVLTFLCFLFTNAALAQNITVKGTVSDGGDKTTLPGVSVQVKGSTAAVQTDATGKYSIGAPANATLVFTYVGYTVKEVAVNNQTTINVELQSSSQELEAVVVVGYGTQKKRDLTGSIASVKGSDIEKLAVTNPIAALQGKVAGLTVIPSGTPGASPTVRIRGVNSTNSANPIYVVDGIIQDNIDYLNPSDIESIDMLRDASSVAIYGMKGANGVIAVTTKRAAKGKTTVNLQSTIGVQYIPNRIAVADAEGFKKLYSAQLANLGAAPFDFKNYTANTNWQDYVLRNAAMSTNSVTISNTGEKTTTLLSLGYNKQQGVVKSSDYQKFIARLNEEIKITDNIKVGAGLTGFHWINNPVAITLNNILWAAPIVPSTKEDGLFYSMPSFQRSNVANPALALDRGKGNSINKGYRFTGSVFGEVKFLKDFTWRSTVYTDLGFNNARSFSPPAYRVINIGENGGPNTTSFDNSIRNSVSQNTFEGRRYQQDHTLTYEKELDGGHKITALAGFSSLRTSSTSLSGTRVDSTLTIPRDPNLWFLGIVPDQNVQRAGGSGSDESNAGAFMRLSYSYQNKYLFNGTVRRDASSLFSPENRWGTFGSIGLGWVLSEESFFKEHVKGLDFVKFRGAWGRLGNSNGAPNNRYQVEISNSSGAVFGDNIYPAIQPAYRPDPNFHFEIVQGIDLGLDIKALNSRLNAELNLYNKTTSDIITSYPLPASEGGLTYFTNLGKITNKGIELSLGWNDKIGESFTYGLSGNFSYNKNIVNSLGNTTNFQILGNGGVNKTETGQSIGYFYGYRQIGIYQSSYDLGLMPAMSNSFPGDIAYADIDGDGAITPADRTYLGTPFPPYSYGLNLSLGYKGFDLMLEGQGVAGNKIYTQRRTANFTVLNYEANRLNAWTAPGTSNVEPISDNTRSNNYLFSSYYLEPGDYFRLRNVQLGYNLAAKALEKTGIQNIRLYVSGQNIKTWSKTTGYSPEAQIGSITAGGADNGVYPIPAIYSFGINVTF, encoded by the coding sequence ATGAAAAGAATCTCTACAAAACTTTCAGTTTTAACTTTTCTCTGTTTTCTTTTTACAAACGCAGCACTTGCACAAAACATCACTGTTAAAGGAACGGTAAGTGATGGGGGTGACAAAACCACATTGCCAGGTGTAAGCGTACAGGTAAAGGGGAGCACGGCAGCTGTACAGACAGATGCTACAGGGAAATACAGCATTGGTGCGCCTGCCAATGCCACACTGGTGTTCACATATGTGGGCTATACAGTTAAAGAAGTAGCTGTAAACAACCAGACTACCATTAATGTAGAATTGCAATCTTCATCACAGGAGCTCGAAGCGGTAGTGGTAGTAGGTTATGGCACGCAAAAGAAGCGTGATTTAACCGGATCAATTGCCAGCGTTAAGGGCTCGGATATTGAGAAGCTTGCGGTAACTAATCCAATTGCTGCATTGCAGGGAAAAGTGGCCGGTTTAACGGTAATTCCGTCCGGCACACCAGGGGCTAGTCCTACTGTACGCATCAGAGGGGTGAACAGCACGAATAGCGCAAATCCTATATATGTGGTAGACGGTATTATTCAGGATAATATTGATTACCTGAACCCCAGTGATATTGAAAGCATAGACATGCTGCGTGATGCCTCATCCGTTGCCATTTATGGGATGAAGGGAGCAAACGGCGTTATTGCTGTAACCACCAAAAGAGCCGCCAAAGGTAAAACAACGGTTAACTTACAAAGTACCATTGGGGTTCAGTACATCCCAAACAGAATTGCTGTAGCAGATGCAGAAGGTTTTAAAAAACTATACTCCGCCCAACTGGCCAACCTGGGTGCTGCCCCATTCGACTTCAAAAACTATACCGCCAATACCAATTGGCAAGATTATGTACTGCGTAATGCTGCAATGAGCACCAACTCAGTAACCATTTCCAATACGGGAGAAAAAACGACCACGCTATTAAGTCTGGGCTACAACAAGCAGCAGGGGGTTGTTAAATCCAGCGACTATCAAAAATTCATCGCGAGGCTGAACGAAGAAATCAAGATCACAGATAACATTAAAGTAGGCGCCGGCCTTACCGGATTTCATTGGATCAACAATCCGGTTGCCATTACGTTAAACAACATCTTGTGGGCTGCTCCGATTGTGCCTTCAACAAAAGAGGATGGACTGTTTTACAGCATGCCTTCTTTCCAGCGGTCAAATGTAGCCAATCCTGCACTTGCGCTAGACAGGGGTAAAGGCAACTCCATCAATAAAGGTTACAGATTTACCGGGAGTGTGTTCGGAGAAGTAAAGTTCCTGAAAGACTTCACCTGGAGATCTACCGTCTACACAGATTTAGGTTTTAATAATGCCAGAAGCTTTTCCCCACCTGCCTATAGGGTGATCAACATCGGCGAAAACGGAGGGCCAAATACTACTTCTTTCGACAACTCCATCCGTAATAGTGTAAGTCAGAATACTTTTGAAGGTCGCCGGTACCAACAAGACCATACCCTTACTTATGAAAAAGAACTTGATGGCGGCCACAAAATCACTGCGCTTGCCGGTTTCTCTTCTCTGAGAACCTCAAGCACCAGCTTGAGTGGAACAAGGGTTGACAGCACCCTAACCATTCCTCGTGACCCCAATTTATGGTTCCTTGGAATTGTACCCGATCAGAACGTACAAAGGGCCGGTGGTAGCGGATCTGATGAATCCAATGCCGGTGCATTTATGAGGCTAAGCTATTCCTATCAGAATAAATACCTTTTTAATGGAACTGTTAGAAGAGATGCATCTTCCTTGTTTTCGCCTGAAAACAGATGGGGTACCTTTGGTAGTATTGGTTTAGGATGGGTGCTGAGCGAAGAGAGCTTCTTCAAAGAACATGTCAAAGGATTAGATTTTGTGAAATTTCGTGGCGCCTGGGGGCGATTGGGCAACTCCAACGGGGCACCAAACAACCGTTACCAGGTTGAAATCTCCAACTCATCTGGTGCAGTTTTCGGGGACAATATATACCCCGCTATTCAGCCAGCTTACAGGCCCGACCCCAATTTCCACTTTGAAATTGTTCAGGGTATTGACCTTGGTCTGGATATAAAAGCGCTAAACAGCAGGCTTAATGCAGAATTGAACCTTTACAACAAAACCACGTCAGACATCATCACCTCCTACCCACTACCTGCCTCGGAAGGAGGACTTACCTATTTCACCAATCTCGGTAAAATCACCAATAAAGGAATTGAGCTGAGTCTTGGTTGGAACGACAAAATAGGCGAAAGCTTTACTTATGGCTTATCCGGAAATTTCAGCTACAATAAAAACATCGTTAACTCATTGGGCAACACAACCAATTTCCAGATCCTGGGTAACGGAGGAGTAAACAAAACAGAAACCGGACAGTCGATAGGTTACTTCTACGGATACAGACAGATTGGTATTTACCAGTCTTCTTACGATCTTGGTCTGATGCCGGCCATGTCCAATTCATTTCCTGGTGACATTGCTTATGCAGATATCGATGGAGATGGTGCCATTACCCCGGCCGACAGGACTTATCTCGGCACGCCTTTTCCTCCTTATAGCTATGGTTTAAATTTAAGCCTTGGTTATAAAGGGTTTGACTTGATGTTAGAAGGTCAGGGCGTTGCCGGCAATAAGATCTACACACAAAGGAGAACCGCAAACTTTACTGTGTTAAATTATGAAGCAAACCGCTTAAATGCCTGGACGGCACCAGGAACATCCAACGTCGAGCCGATTTCCGACAATACCAGAAGTAACAACTATTTATTCAGCAGCTACTATCTTGAACCAGGTGATTATTTCCGCCTTCGCAATGTTCAGCTCGGCTATAACCTTGCCGCAAAGGCCTTAGAAAAAACAGGCATACAGAATATCCGCTTATACGTTAGTGGCCAAAACATAAAAACCTGGAGCAAAACTACCGGATACAGTCCGGAAGCCCAGATCGGCAGCATTACCGCCGGCGGGGCCGACAATGGCGTTTACCCTATTCCTGCCATTTATTCTTTTGGCATAAATGTGACGTTTTAA